One window of Channa argus isolate prfri chromosome 4, Channa argus male v1.0, whole genome shotgun sequence genomic DNA carries:
- the polr3b gene encoding DNA-directed RNA polymerase III subunit RPC2, which produces MEVLGEDFCDMTPQELGAPVNSLADKWKLLPAFLKVKGLVKQHIDSFNYFINVEIKKIMKANEKITSDADPMWYLKYLNIYVGMPDVEESFNVTRPVSPHECRLRDMTYSAPITVDIEYTRGSQRIIRNALPIGRMPIMLRSSNCVLTGKTPMEFSKLNECPLDPGGYFIVKGQEKVILIQEQLSKNRIIVEQDRKGAVGASVTSSTHEKKSRTNIIVKQGRFYLRHNTLSEDAPIVIIFKGMGVESDQEIVQMIGTEENVMASFAPSLEECQKAQIFTQTQALRYLGNKVRRQRMWGGPKKTKMEEARELLASLILTHVPVKEFNFRAKCIYLAVMVRRVILAQGDNKVDDRDYYGNKRLELAGQLLSLLFEDLFKKFNSELKKIADQIIPKQRAAQFDAVKHMRQDQITNGMVNAISTGNWSLKRFKMDRQGVTQVLSRLSFISALGMMTRISSQFEKTRKVSGPRSLQPSQWGMLCPSDTPEGEACGLVKNLALMTHITTDMEDGPIVKLAFNLGVEDVNLLCGEELSYPSVFLVFLNGNILGVIRDHRKLVNTFRLMRRAGFINEFVSISTNLTDRCVYISSDGGRLCRPYIIVKKGQPMVKNKHIEDLSQGYRTFEDFLHEGLVEYLDVNEENDCQVSLYEHMINKDTTHLEIEPFTLLGVCAGLIPYPHHNQSPRNTYQCAMGKQAMGTIGYNQRNRIDTLMYLLAYPQRPMVKTKTIELIDFEKLPAGQNATVAVMSYSGYDIEDALVLNKASLDRGFGRCLVYKNAKCTLRRYTNQTFDKVMGPMLDAATRKPVWRHSILDADGICSPGEKVENKQVLVNKSMPTVTQTPLEGSTQPGQPQYRDVPISYKGSTDSYIEKVMISSNAEDAFLIKILLRQTRRPEIGDKFSSRHGQKGVCGLIVPQEDMPFCDTGVCPDIIMNPHGYPSRMTVGKLIELLAGKAGVLDGRFHYGTAFGGSKVKDVCEDLIRYGYNYQGKDYVTSGITGEPLEAYIYFGPVYYQKLKHMVLDKMHARARGPRAVLTRQPTEGRSRDGGLRLGEMERDCLIGYGASMLLLERLMISSDAFEVDVCGQCGLLGYSGWCHYCKSSCHVSSLRIPYACKLLFQELQSMNIIPRLKLSRYNE; this is translated from the exons ATGGAGGTGCTCGGCGAAGATTTTTGTGACATGACTCCTCAGGAGTTGGGGGCTCCTGTCAACAGTCTGGCG GATAAGTGGAAACTTTTACCAGCTTTCCTGAAG GTGAAAGGACTGGTAAAGCAGCACATTGACTCATTCAACTACTTCATCAATGTGGAG ataaagaaaataatgaaagcaaatgagaaaattaCAAGTGATGCTGATCCGATGTGGTACCTCAA ATACTTAAATATCTACGTTGGGATGCCTGATGTAGAGGAAAGTTTCAATGTTACTAGACCAGTATCTCCTCATGAG TGTCGTCTCAGAGACATGACCTACTCTGCGCCCATCACAGTGGACATAGAGTACACTCGTGGTAGTCAGAGAATCATCCGGAATGCACTGCCCATTGGAag GATGCCAATTATGCTGCGAAGCTCAAACTGTGTTCTGACAGGAAAGACACCCATGGAGTTTTCAAAACTCAATGAGTGTCCTCTGGACCCAG GGGGTTACTTCATAGTGAAAGGTCAGGAGAAAGTCATTCTGATCCAAGAGCAGCTGTCCAAGAATCGAATCATTGTGGAGCAGGACAGGAAAGGTGCAGTTGGAGCTTCAGTTACCAG CTCCACTCATGAGAAGAAAAGCAGAACTAATATAATTGTCAAACAAGGTCGTTTCTACCTGAGACACAACACTCTGTCAGAGGACGCTCCCATTGTCATCATATTCAAG GGTATGGGTGTAGAGAGTGACCAGGAGATAGTGCAGATGATTGGTACAGAGGAGAATGTCATGGCCAGCTTCGCTCCAAGCCTGGAGGAGTGCCAGAAAGCCCAGATCTTCACACAAACCCAG GCTCTTAGGTACCTTGGAAATAAAGTGCGAAGACAGCGCATGTGGGGAGGTCCCAAGAAGACAAAGATGGAGGAAGCCAGAGAGTTGTTGGCTTCTCTTATCCTCACACATGTGCCA GTCAAAGAGTTTAACTTCAGGGCTAAGTGTATTTACTTGGCTGTGATGGTGAGGAGAGTTATTCTGGCCCAGGGGGACAACAAGGTGGATGACAGAGATTACTATGGCAACAAACGTCTTGAGTTGGCCGGACAG ctCTTGTCTCTGCTTTTTGAAGATCTTTTTAAGAAATTTAACTCCGAACTGAAGAAAATTGCTGACCAGATCATCCCCAAGCAGAGAGCAGCCCAGTTTGATGCGGTCAAGCATATGCGGCAGGATCAGATCACCAACGGCATGGTCAATGCCATTTCCACG GGCAACTGGTCTCTGAAGAGATTCAAGATGGACCGTCAGGGTGTCACCCAGGTCCTGTCCCGTCTCTCCTTTATTTCAGCTCTCGGCATGATGACGAGGATATCCTCCCAATTTGAGAAGACCAGAAAAGTCAGTGGGCCACGCTCCCTGCAGCCATCACAGTGGGGCATGTTGTGTCCATCTGACACACCTGAGGGAGAG GCCTGTGGTCTGGTAAAGAACCTGGCTTTGATGACCCACATCACCACTGACATGGAGGACGGTCCAATCGTCAAGCTGGCCTTCAACCTAGGGGTAGAAGATGTTAACTTGCTGTGTGGGGAAGAGCTCTCCTACCCGAGCGTCTTCCTCGTCTTTCTCAATG GTAACATTCTTGGTGTAATTCGAGATCATCGTAAACTGGTTAACACCTTCAGATTGATGCGTAGAGCAGGTTTCATCAATGAGTTTGTGTCCATCTCTACGAACTTGACTGACCGTTGTGTCTACATCTCATCTGATGGAGGACGCCTTTGCAG GCCGTACATCATAGTGAAGAAGGGACAGCCGatggtgaaaaacaaacacattgaaGATCTGTCACAGGGCTACAG AACATTTGAGGATTTCCTCCACGAGGGCCTGGTGGAGTACTTGGAtgtcaatgaggaaaatgactGTCAGGTCTCTCTTTATGAACACATGATAAACAA AGACACAACACACTTGGAGATTGAACCGTTCACACTGCTAGGGGTGTGTGCTGGCCTCATTCCCTACCCCCACCACAACCAGTCGCCCAGAAACACATACCAGTGTGCTATGGGCAAGCAGGCCATGG GCACTATTGGCTATAACCAGAGGAATCGTATTGACACTCTAATGTACCTGCTGGCATATCCTCAGAGACCTAtggttaaaacaaaaaccatcGAACTGATCGACTTTGAGAAACTTCCTGCTGGTCAGAATGCCACAGTGGCCGTGATGAGCTACAGCGGCTATGACATTGAGGACGCTCTGGTCCTTAACAAAGCCTCGCTTGACAGAG GATTTGGTCGTTGCCTTGTttataaaaatgccaaatgCACACTGCGGCGCTACACCAACCAGACCTTTGACAAGGTGATGGGGCCTATGCTGGATGCTGCTACAAGGAAGCCCGTCTGGAGACACAGCATCCTGGATGCGGATGGCATCTGCTCACCTG GTGAGAAAGTGGAGAATAAGCAGGTGTTGGTGAACAAGTCGATGCCAACTGTCACCCAGACACCACTGGAGGGCAGTACCCAGCCAGGCCAGCCCCAGTACAGGGACGTGCCCATCAG CTACAAGGGCTCCACAGACTCATACATCGAGAAGGTTATGATCTCCTCTAACGCTGAAGATGCTTTCCTCATCAAGATCCTCCTGAGGCAGACAAGGAGACCAGAGATCGGAGACAAGTTCAGCAGTCGTCACGGACAGAAAG GTGTTTGTGGTCTCATCGTCCCACAGGAGGACATGCCATTCTGTGACACAGGCGTCTGTCCAGATATTATCATGAACCCTCATGGATATCCTTCCAGAATGACG GTGGGAAAGTTGATTGAACTGCTGGCTGGGAAGGCGGGCGTCCTGGATGGACGCTTTCACTATGGCACGGCCTTCGGAGGCAGCAAAGTGAAGGATGTATGTGAGGATCTCATCCGTTACGGTTACAACTACCAAGGCAAAGACTATGTCACCTCAGGAATCACTGG AGAACCACTGGAGGCTTATATCTACTTTGGGCCTGTGTATTATCAGAAACTGAAGCACATGGTTCTCGATAAAATGCATGCCAGGGCCCGAGGCCCCAGAGCTGTTCTCACAAG GCAGCCTACAGAGGGACGATccagagatggaggtctgcgaCTGGGCGAGATGGAGCGCGACTGTCTGATCGGCTACGGAGCGAGCATGTTGTTGCTGGAGCGTCTCATGATCTCCAGTGACGCCTTCGAGGTGGATGTGTGTGGACAGTGTGGCCTGTTGGGATACTCTGGGTG GTGTCACTACTGTAAGTCGTCGTGCCACGTTTCCTCCCTGCGTATCCCGTATGCCTGCAAGCTGCTGTTCCAGGAACTCCAGTCCATGAACATCATCCCCCGACTCAAACTGTCGCGCTACAACGAGTGA
- the endouc gene encoding uridylate-specific endoribonuclease C encodes MKLARSIMSARFCGVLVLLAVFVCGVNTSRAAVNQELSDIFNELWRLDLNRMKPGVDYTISVQGRASFVNQRSHVAPDHASQPLFSNVNMNKLKNTTTYSRFMKLLDNYERSIGMIERVTVEERTENNLFLDAILETDVMKRAHKYLVSKGQSSSELRLFKRQLNLIWFNIYHRQRNTGLDSCGFEHVFVGETKSGTEVIGFHNWIQFYLQEKAQHLDYKGYKAMQHDIPDQDDHVLSLQFSWHGAVKPAGSAFIGTSPEFEMALFTIVFLMSKERSTTVPVNIDQCQVELVVFRHGHSLGTAYPKLLSSNGRHVRQLVE; translated from the exons ATGAAGCTTGCAAGAAGTATCATGTCTGCCAG GTTTTGTGGAGTCCTCGTCCTTCTTGCAGTGTTTGTATGTGGAGTGAATACATCAAG AGCCGCTGTAAACCAAGAACTATCCGATATTTTCAATGAGCTGTGGAGGTTGGATTTGAACCGCATGAAGCCTGGAGTAGACTACACAATTTCTGTTCAG GGTAGAGCCAGCTTTGTAAATCAACGCAGCCATGTTGCACCGGATCATGCCTCACAGCCCCTGTTCTCCAATGTTAATATGAACAAACTGAAGAACACAACCACCTATTCCC GATTCATGAAACTCCTGGACAATTATGAGCGCTCTATAGGCATGATAGAAAGAGTTACAGTAGAGGAACGGACTGAGAATAATCTCTTCTTGGATGCCATCTTAGAGACAGACGTCATGAAG CGGGCTCATAAGTATCTGGTCAGCAAAGGACAATCCAGCTCTGAGTTGAGGCTGTTTAAGAGGCAACTGAACTTGATCTGGTTCAACATCTaccacagacagagaaacacagg CTTGGACTCCTGTGGATTTGAGCATGTCTTTGTTGGAGAGACCAAATCTGGAACAGAGGTGATTGGTTTTCACAACTGGATCCAGTTCTACCTGCAAGAAAAAGCCCAGCACTTGGATTACAAAGGATACAAGGCCATGCAGCATGACATA CCTGATCAAGATGACCATGTCCTCAGCCTCCAGTTCAGCTGGCATGGTGCAGTCAAGCCTGCTGGCAGTGCCTTCATTGGGACCAGCCCTGAGTTTGAGATGGCACTCTTCACCATCGTCTTCCTCATGAGCAAAGAGAGAAGCACCACGGTGCCGGTCAACATTGACCAGTGTCAGGTGGAGCTGGTAGTCTTCAGACACGGACATTCCCTGGGTACAGCCTACCCCAAACTGCTCAGCAGCAATGGAAGACACGTCAGGCAGTTAGTGGAGTGA